The Etheostoma cragini isolate CJK2018 chromosome 15, CSU_Ecrag_1.0, whole genome shotgun sequence genome window below encodes:
- the srebf1 gene encoding sterol regulatory element-binding protein 1 isoform X3 translates to MNSLSFDDPSLDNLDPTLSLNDPSDIDTALLNDIDDMLQLISNQDMEFGGLFDNPPYTVPPPTQELSGLTQSITSPAPPTTTTTPPPSSSSSILSSSPHLDALLGPPITRSSSTPDKAFQPPTFQQSPLAQVPNSTQRQQPASPQQAQSLKQPQVEQPQPVLSPSAPAQAASPHGSPAPNLVFSSTAQALFTLPAPQTPPQTPPQPQLQLQSQLQPQSQSQPVQTNYSNQISYTTASVSQPTAILSSSPPNGQPVTIQAQLPGLTTTSPILATSASPPVQTIAPHIQQVPVLLQPQFIKAESLLLTTLKHDPCMVTTMASSLATNTPVQSTSLQAFMGGGTILTTVPVMMDTDKLPINRIAISGKPVGLPPKGEKRTAHNAIEKRYRSSINDKILELKDLVAGTEAKLNKSAVLKKAIDYIRYLQQTNQKLKQENMAFKMAAQKNKSLKDLVAMEVDGPADVKNELPTPPASDVGSPSSFSHCSSDSESDSPMGEDTKPSVGMLDRSAAGGSAGGMLDRSRLALCTFTFLFLSLNPLAALLCSSGSSSVGSPSATATHPAGRSVLGLDIAADSWGWMDWMLPTLLVWLLNGILVSGVLIRLLVYGEPVTRPHSGSSVLFWRHRKQADLDLARGDFAQASQNLWTCLKALGRPLPISQLDLACSALWSLLRFCLQRLWVGRWLATRAGGLRSDRPLKEDACKSSRDASLVYHRLHQLHMTGKLNGSHLSAVHMALSAVNLAECAGSCLPVASLAEVYVSAALRVKASLPRILHFTSRVFLSSARQACLSSSGSVPPAMQWLCHPLGHRFFVDGDWAIRSTPKESIYSQAGNTGSVGTLTVDPLAQVTQAFREHLLEKALYCVAQPHGEKSPSQGEGEYADALEYLQLLISASDAAGATSQSFAIGSNMAIVTGKLLAFLELRSVG, encoded by the exons ATGAACAGCCTATCTTTTGACGATCCTTCGTTGGATAATCTGGATCCAACACTGTCGCTTAATGACCCCAGCGATATTGACACGGCCCTCTTAAACGACATTGATG ACATGCTACAGCTCATCAGCAACCAGGACATGGAGTTTGGAGGACTGTTTGATAACCCTCCATACACAGTGCCTCCTCCCACCCAAGAGCTTTCTGGTTTGACCCAGTCCATCACCTCACCTGCCCCTCCAACCACAACTACAACACCTCCaccttcatcttcctcttccatCCTAAGCAGTAGCCCCCACCTGGATGCGCTCCTGGGCCCTCCCATCACCCGTAGTTCCTCCACGCCAGACAAGGCATTCCAGCCTCCCACCTTCCAGCAGTCCCCCCTGGCCCAGGTGCCTAACTCCACACAGAGGCAACAACCAGCCTCCCCACAGCAGGCTCAGAGCCTCAAACAGCCCCAGGTGGAGCAGCCCCAACCCGTTCTCAGCCCGTCCGCCCCCGCCCAGGCAGCTTCACCTCATGGCTCACCAGCACCAAACCTGGTTTTTAGCTCCACGGCCCAGGCCCTCTTCACCTTGCCTGCGCCTCAGACGCCACCTCAGACTCC GCCTCAGCCCCAGCTGCAGCTGCAGTCACAACTTCAACCCCAGTCTCAGTCACAACCGGTCCAGACCAACTACAGCAACCAAATCAGCTACACAA CTGCCAGTGTGAGCCAACCCACAGCGATCTTGTCATCATCACCTCCAAATGGACAGCCAGTGACCATCCAGGCTCAGCTCCCAGGGCTGACGACCACGTCTCCTATCCTGGCCACGTCAGCGAGCCCGCCAGTTCAAACCATTGCACCCCACATACAGCAAGTACCT GTTTTGCTACAACCCCAGTTCATCAAGGCTGAGTCTCTGCTGCTGACCACTTTGAAGCACGACCCCTGCATGGTCACTACTATGGCCTCATCCCTGGCCACCAACACCCCAGTGCAGAGCACTTCACTGCAG GCCTTTATGGGTGGTGGTACCATCCTGACCACGGTGCCCGTCATGATGGACACTGATAAGCTGCCTATCAACCGCATCGCCATCAGCGGTAAGCCGGTGGGCCTGCCACCTAAGGGAGAAAAGCGCACAGCCCACAACGCCATCGAGAAGCGCTACCGCTCCTCAATTAATGACAAAATCCTCGAGCTCAAAGATCTGGTGGCTGGTACTGAGGCCAAG CTCAACAAGTCTGCAGTGCTAAAGAAAGCCATCGACTACATTCGTTACCTTCAGCAGACCAACCAGAAACTCAAACAGGAGAATATGGCTTTTAAAATGGCAGCCCAGAAAAACA AGTCTCTCAAGGACCTGGTTGCCATGGAAGTGGATGGACCGGCTGATGTGAAGAACGAGCTGCCCACCCCGCCAGCCTCTGATGTGGGCTCCCCCAGCTCTTTCTCACACTGTAGCAGTGACTCAGAGTCTGACAGTCCGATGGGGGAAGACACTAAG CCCAGTGTGGGCATGTTAGACCGATCGGCAGCAGGAGGAAGTGCTGGCGGCATGTTGGACCGTTCTCGCTTGGCCTTGTGCACCttcaccttcctcttcctctccctcaaCCCTCTGGCCGCCCTGCTCTGCTCATCCGGTAGCAGCTCAGTTGGAAGCCCCTCAGCTACTGCCACCCATCCTGCAGGAAGAAGTGTCCTGGGTTTGGATATTGCAG cGGACTCATGGGGCTGGATGGATTGGATGCTGCCAACTCTACTGGTGTGGCTACTGAATGGTATTCTGGTGTCAGGGGTTCTGATCCGACTGTTGGTGTATGGAGAGCCTGTAACCAGACCTCACTCTGGATCCTCTGTCTTGTTCTGGAGGCACCGCAAGCAGGCTGACCTAGACCTAGCTAGA GGAGATTTTGCCCAGGCCAGTCAGAACCTATGGACCTGTCTGAAGGCTCTAGGTCGTCCTTTACCTATCTCTCAGTTGGACCTAGCCTGTTCTGCACTCTGGTCCCTGCTAAGATTCTGCCTTCAGCGCCTTTGGGTGGGCCGCTGGCTGGCTACCAGGGCCGGGGGGCTGCGATCTGACCGCCCCCTGAAGGAGGACGCCTGCAAAAGCAGCCGAGACGCCTCCCTTGTTTACCACCGCCTGCATCAGCTTCACATGACAG GTAAGCTGAATGGTAGCCATCTGTCAGCAGTCCACATGGCTCTAAGTGCGGTAAACCTGGCAGAGTGTGCTGGCTCCTGTTTGCCTGTAGCCAGTCTGGCTGAGGTCTACGTCTCTGCAGCTCTACGGGTCAAAGCCAGCCTGCCAAGGATCCTGCATTTTACCTCT CGTGTGTTCCTGAGCAGTGCCCGTCAGGCGTGCCTGTCGTCCAGTGGCAGTGTGCCTCCAGCTATGCAGTGGCTGTGCCACCCACTAGGTCACCGCTTCTTTGTGGATGGAGATTGGGCTATTCGCAGCACTCCCAAAGAAAGCATCTACAGCCAGGCTGGCAATACAG GGTCTGTTGGTACTCTTACAGTGGATCCTCTGGCTCAGGTGACTCAGGCATTCAGGGAACACCTCCTCGAGAAAGCTCTTTACTGTGTGGCCCAGCCTCATGGAGAGAAAAGCCCCAGTCAGGGAGAGGG GGAGTATGCTGATGCCCTGGAGTACCTCCAGCTGTTGATTAGTGCGTCAGATGCAGCTGGTGCCACGTCCCAGTCCTTTGCTATTGGCTCCAACATGGCCATTGTGACTGGTAAGTTGCTGGCATTTTTGGAATTGAGGAGTGTGGGTTGA